One window of the Melospiza melodia melodia isolate bMelMel2 chromosome 15, bMelMel2.pri, whole genome shotgun sequence genome contains the following:
- the BNC1 gene encoding zinc finger protein basonuclin-1, giving the protein MSEAIRCTLVNCSCQCFKPGKINQRQCDQCRHGWVAHALSKLRIPNLYPSSQVEIVQSNVVFDISSLMLYGTQAIPVRLKILLDRLFSVLKQEEVIQILHALDWTLQDYIRGYVLQDASGKVLDHWSIMTTEEELATLQQFLRFGETKSIVELMAIQEKEGQSIIIPPPTANLDIRAFIESCNPHSPNFSASLDKMSPTNIHPFENLVNNMAFMLPFQFFSPVPPPLIGSPPERHLIEQGQEHSNETKQDLQIPFSESSFLTSSSAPFQVENERSINGPDITKTEEDALLSDSSSHNTAAKLEMTALSPENKMKSVEKNAGPRKGRVFCTACEKTFYDKGTLKIHYNAVHLKIKHKCTIEGCNMVFSSLRSRNRHSANPNPRLHMPMNRNNRDKDLRNGLTIAGPGDSKRTEFTILTPDSRTISSYASSCTDSKGQAGFSSIGHNGVLFPNLKTVQPVLPFYRSPVTPAELANTPGTLPSLPLVSSSIPEQLVSNELPFDMLPKKKSRKSSMPIKIEKEAVETPNESSDVASSEDESRLQGVSDGELETCEHKIEKRVTDRVEKHPHSGNSWKSLSGVEGPKYFESVFAPNNKYIEDISENELQHCEKEVKPEENQPLKIVSHEIMYEDPKHHHSDVIKPMTEPPMYFKEQSQHRIPKNDCPELQHHLLTGGFFSTLSNRGAAIPCFEDSKDMDHVSQHALGIQKEESRFHCDICKKTFKNPYSVKMHFKNVHLKEMHICTVEGCNAAFPSRRSRDRHSSNLNLHHKLLTKDTLEFNNHFNATYLLKDMAKEFCQDVSLKQHVGRTSVIFKGVNRAGSYIFPMSKIAEPCSESYGYDPLNDGAVLDLSTTSSIKSESSAHSSWDSDGGSEICTMPLDDSDESCEGPSLMPNDELYQDCSLIEKANQNFINLPSSLPITCHICQKTYSNKGTFRAHYKTVHLRQLHKCKIPGCNTMFSSVRSRNRHSQNPNLHKSLAGSPTSLQ; this is encoded by the exons GCTATCCGGTGCACTCTCGTGAACTGTAGTTGTCAGTGTTTCAAACCTGGGAAAATAAATCAGCGACAGTGTGACCAATGCCGGCATGGATGGGTAGCACATG CCCTGAGCAAACTAAGGATTCCAAACCTCTACCCATCAAGCCAAGTAGAAATAGTTCAATCCAATGTTGTCTTTGATATCAGTAGCCTCATGTTGTACGGAACCCAAGCCATCCCTGTGCGCCTTAAAATTCTGCTTGATCGGCTTTTCAGTGTTCTGAAGCAGGAAGAGGTGATACAGATTCTCCATGCTCTGGATTGGACACTGCAGGATTATATACGTGGATATGTGCTACAG GATGCTTCAGGAAAGGTGCTTGATCACTGGAGCATAATGACCACTGAAGAAGAACTGGCTACTTTGCAGCAGTTCCTTCGCTTTGGAGAAACTAAGTCCATTGTAGAGTTAATGGCAATTCAAGAGAAAGAAGGGCAGTCAATCATAATACCACCACCAACTGCCAATTTGGATATTAGGGCATTCATTGAGAGCTGCAACCCACACAGTCCTAATTTTTCTGCTTCCTTGGACAAAATGAGTCCCACCAACATTCATCCTTTTGAGAATCTTGTAAATAACATGGCTTTCATGCTGCCGTTTCAGTTTTTCAGCCCAGTGCCTCCACCTTTGATAGGTTCACCGCCAGAAAGACATTTGATTGAGCAAGGTCAAGAGCATAGCAACGAAACCAAACAAGATCTTCAGATACCTTTTTCTGAAAGCAGTTTCTTAACTTCTAGTTCTGCACCATTTCAGGTTGAAAATGAGAGGAGCATAAACGGCCCAGATATCACTAAAACGGAAGAAGATGCCCTTTTAAGTGATTCCAGTTCACATAATACAGCAGCCAAGCTTGAAATGACAGCACTATCTccagaaaacaaaatgaaatctGTTGAAAAAAATGCTGGGCCAAGAAAAGGGCGTGTCTTCTGCACTGCATGCGAAAAAACATTTTATGATAAAGGTACTTTGAAAATACATTACAATGCTGTTCATCTGAAGATAAAGCACAAATGCACCATTGAGGGCTGCAATATGGTGTTCAGCTCTTTGCGTAGTCGAAATCGTCATAGTGCGAATCCTAACCCCAGACTCCATATGCCAATGAACAGAAATAACAGGGATAAGGATCTGAGAAATGGTTTGACCATTGCTGGACCTGGAGACAGTAAAAGGACAGAATTCACAATTTTAACTCCGGATAGCAGAACTATTTCCAGCTATGCCAGCTCTTGTACAGATTccaaaggccaggctggattttcCAGTATTGGACACAATGGTGTCCTCTTTCCAAACCTGAAGACAGTACAGCCTGTTCTTCCTTTTTACCGTAGCCCAGTCACACCAGCCGAGCTTGCCAATACTCCGGGTACTCTTCCTTCTCTGCCTCTTGTTTCTTCCTCCATACCAGAGCAGCTTGTTTCCAATGAGTTGCCATTTGACATGCTCCCCAAGAAGAAGTCTCGTAAGTCCAGTATGCCCATTAAGATAGAGAAAGAAGCTGTTGAGACACCCAATGAAAGTAGCGATGTTGCCAGCTCTGAAGATGAGTCACGCCTGCAGGGGGTAAGCGATGGAGAGCTTGAGACCTGTGAGCATAAGATAGAGAAGCGGGTGACCGACAGGGTGGAAAAGCACCCCCATTCAGGTAATTCATGGAAATCTCTCTCTGGGGTGGAGGGCCCAAAGTATTTTGAGTCTGTCTTTGCACCAAATAACAAATACATCGAGGATATCTCTGAGAATGAATTGCAACACTGTGAGAAAGAGGTTAAACCAGAAGAAAACCAACCATTAAAAATAGTTTCCCATGAGATTATGTATGAAGATCCAAAACACCACCACAGTGATGTTATAAAACCAATGACTGAACCCCCCATGTATTTTAAAGAGCAGTCACAGCACAGGATTCCTAAAAATGACTGCCCTGAATTGCAACACCACTTGCTGACCGGGGGCTTTTTCAGCACTTTGTCAAACAGGGGTGCTGCCATTCCTTGTTTTGAAGACTCTAAAGATATGGATCATGTCAGTCAACATGCACTAGGGATTCAGAAGGAAGAAAGCCGCTTTCATTGTGACATCTGTAAGAAGACTTTTAAAAACCCTTACAgtgtaaaaatgcatttcaaaaaTGTACATCTCAAAGAAATGCATATTTGCACAGTTGAGGGCTGTAATGCTGCTTTCCCTTCTCGTAGAAGTCGAGACAG ACATAGTTCAAACCTAAATCTTCATCATAAACTTCTGACTAAAGATACACTGGAATTCAACAACCATTTCAATGCAACATACCTCTTGAAAGACATGGCTAAGGAGTTTTGCCAAGATGTCTCTTTAAAACAACACGTTGGACGTACTTCTGTAATCTTCAAAGGAGTGAACAGAGCAGGCAGCTACATTTTTCCAATGAGCAAAATTGCAGAACCCTGTTCTGAGAGTTATGGATACGATCCATTAAATGATGGAGCTGTTCTGGATCTAAGCACTACTTCCAGCATTAAATCTGAGAGCAGTGCTCATTCTTCTTGGGATTCTGACGGAGGAAGTGAGATATGCACCATGCCCTTGGATGATAGTGATGAAAGCTGTGAAGGACCCAGCCTAATGCCCAATGATGAACTCTACCAAGACTGTTCTCTAATTGAGAAAGCTAATCAAAACTTTATAAACTTGCCTTCCAGTCTGCCAATAACTTGTCATATATGTCAGAAAACATACAGTAATAAAGGAACTTTCAGGGCTCATTACAAAACTGTGCATCTTCGCCAGCTCCACAAATGCAAAATCCCAGGTTGCAACACAATGTTTTCATCTGTTCGCAGTCGGAACAGGCACAGTCAAAACCCCAATCTGCACAAAAGTCTGGCTGGGTCACCAACTAGCTTACAGTAA